The Bombus pascuorum chromosome 11, iyBomPasc1.1, whole genome shotgun sequence genome has a window encoding:
- the LOC132912091 gene encoding LOW QUALITY PROTEIN: sperm-associated antigen 1 (The sequence of the model RefSeq protein was modified relative to this genomic sequence to represent the inferred CDS: substituted 3 bases at 3 genomic stop codons) gives MVQSYADVTRNAKSTQRPLLERYDIPVEHLSYEYISKCGSPKKLERIVTILRSGEEGYYPDLLKHAEKRLNIIKPTSIILRKSEPILKRSMLESNECKEIDKNMNDWMSEMRIRERELEEGKTTISDLFTPDIRQSKEQSVKKNSVRNCRGAVSKRNTSCDYAAWNNFDVDTELKKIDIQDEQEKVEAKRLQKKQKKKTKSRTAINKTTFTETELDVMAEQEKEKGNEAYRTGDYEEALEHYNISIKINSNITTYYNNRAMTYIKLQRYKDAFDDCNIVLSTEHTNIKALLRRAVSLEHLGNLPQALADYEAVLKLAPNDKTAIAGVKKLRKPCQSKTVRMTINEEQTEDTNKSSQSNEVEESRNLFSQFSSIFGLRDDICLCDRGPGPSHCLTPLPHIKDEYCIEYNDIGTIKTSKKSDSAQKVINLNTVPKEKSNPVLGTKQKSIFSVTRPPAQTNSVIIEELPNEPSDNNANVRIKSSKTFANKNTKVTNNSQTNADRQVEVSNAKYLNKNSERSSNLNNKCNATSPEKVKVADKYKNKTSKPEKYIPKVXNXXRKKNDTDLEIYAELLRSLDVNKLNPVLGNELDGNMFSIIVRCLERYYCTSNNVELLNNFLKSFCQINRFKIVNMFATREDRRVMKYIFNFLQGHGTSGVSSLRDIYCI, from the exons ATGGTTCAGAGTTATGCGGACGTTACTCGCAATGCGAAATCTACACAAAGACCTTTGCTCGAAAGATATGATATACCGGTCGAGCATCTTTCGTATGAATATATTTCCAAATGTGGGAGCCCAAAAAAGTTGGAGCGCATAGTAACTATACTGCG TTCCGGTGAAGAAGGATACTATCCAGATTTACTGAAGCATGCGGAGAAACGCTTGAACATTATTAAACCAACtagtataatattaagaaagtCTGAACCTATTCTTAAACGCAGTATGTTAGAATCGAACGAATGTAaggaaattgataaaaatatgaatgattGGATGTCTGAAATGCGGATCCGTGAAAGGGAATTAGAAGAAGGGAAAACTACAATATCAGATCTCTTCACGCCGGATATCCGACAATCTAAAGAGCAATCTGTAAag aaaaattccgTAAGAAACTGTAGAGGTGCTGTAAGCAAACGAAATACTTCGTGTGATTACGCTGCTTGGAATAATTTTGATGTTGATACcgaattgaaaaaaatagatATACAAGATGAGCAAGAAAAGGTTGAAGCGAAAAGATTacagaagaaacaaaaaaagaaaacgaaaagcCGTACTGCtattaataaaa CTACATTTACAGAAACCGAATTGGACGTGATGGCAGAacaggaaaaggaaaagggtAACGAGGCTTACAGAACTGGAGATTACGAGGAAGCGTTGGAGCATTACAATATtagcataaaaattaattcgaacaTAACGACGTACTACAACAATCGCGCAATGACct atATTAAACTTCAACGGTACAAAGATGCTTTTGATGACTGTAACATAGTACTTAGCACAGAACATACGAATATTAAAGCTCTTCTTCGTCGAGCTGTAAGTTTAGAACATCTTGGAAATTTACCTcag gCATTGGCAGATTACGAAGCTGTTTTGAAATTAGCACCAAACGATAAAACAGCGATTGCCGGCGTAAAAAAATTGAGGAAACCATGTCAATCTAAAACAGTAAG AATGACTATCAATGAAGAACAAACAGAAGACACAAATAAAAGCTCGCAATCAAATGAAGTCGAAGaaagtagaaatttattttcgcaGTTTAGCTCGATATTCGGTTTACGGGATGACATATGTCTTTGCGACAGGGGGCCGGGTCCGTCGCATTGTTTAACACCATTACCACATATTAAAGACGAATATTGCATAGAGTACAATGACATAGGAACAATTAAAACTTCAAAGAAATCTGATAGTGCTCAAAAAGTGATTAATTTGAACACTGTGCCTAAAGAGAAGAGTAATCCTGTTTTAGGcacaaaacaaaaatcaattttttctgTCACAAGACCTCCTGCACAAACTAATTCAGTTATTATTGAGGAATTACCTAATGAGCCTAGTGACAATAACGCGAATGTTAGAATTAAATCGAGCAAAACGTTTGCAAATAAGAATACAAAAGTCACAAACAACAGTCAAACGAACGCTGATAGACAAGTAGAAGTGTCGAATgctaaatatttgaataaaaatagcgAACGAAGTAGTAATTTGAACAACAAATGCAACGCGACATCACCTGAAAAGGTAAAAGTGGcggataaatataaaaataaaactagtaaaccggaaaaatatattccgaaggtataaaattaataacgaaaaaaaaa TGACACTGACTTAGAAATATACGCTGAATTACTTAGATCATTAGACGTCAATAAATTAAATCCAG ttttagGCAATGAATTGGATGGAAACATGTTCAGTATTATCGTACGTTGTTTGGAACGTTACTATTGTACTTCCAATAACGTGGAGctgctaaataattttttgaaatcatTTTGCCAAATCAACCGtttcaaaattgtaaatatgttCGCGACCAGGGAAGATAGACGAG ttatgaaatacatattcaATTTCCTACAAGGACACGGAACATCAGGAGTTTCGTCACTgagagatatttattgcatcTAA